CTTACTATGTATGGGAGGCGAAGTCAAGTGAAAGCTGCGCTTGTGGTAAACGAAGTAACTGCGAACTTGGATGCAAACTACGAAAAAGTGCTAAGTTGCATTGATGAATGTGCACAAAATGGCGCTCAACTAATTGTTTTCGGTGAGGCAGCCATCACTGGACTTATCAATAATGATGAGCCAACACATGACTTTCCTTTGGCTTCCCCAGTGCCCGGACCAATAACTGATACTCTCTGCAAAAAGGCCACAGAACTTAACGTCCACATAGCTACTGGCATATTGGAGAAAGATGGCTCCAAACTTTATGACTCTGCAATCCTCATCTCCCCTGCTGAAAATGTCGTGCTTAAGTACAGGCGCATGAGCCCAGGATGGCACGGAGGGAGGGCAGATCCAAAGGTTTACTGTGAAGGCACGGAAGTTAGTAAATGCTATACGCCTTTAGGCTCCTTTGCTTTTCTCATATGCGGAGACTTATTCGATGAACACATAAGAGCTGAGGTGTGCAAGCTTCACCCGGACTGGCTGTTACACCTCATGGCACGCTCCTTGGAAGACGGTTCATTTGATCAAGCGCAGTGGGATAAAGAAAAACTCGAATACGTTGAGCAGGTCAAAACGTGCGGCATTACCACATTAATGGTGAATTACCTTGCCTCGGCGGAGCTGGAGGACAAGAACTTTGGTGGAGCGATGGTAGTACTGCCAAGCGGGCAAATCCTTTCGGAGCTGCCCATAGGCAAAGAAGGAATACTCTACGTGGACCTGTGAGCAGTTTCTTATTCAGCCAATTAGCGCCAGAAGACCATATAAAGTTGCTACTAATTTCACCACAATCAACTGCAGTGTCTCGTCAATAACAGCTATGAGGGTCATAATGTGTATGTGGCTTAGTCGTCTTATGCAAAAGCTCATAGAGAGAAGGTGGACATATTGGCAGGTAAAAGCTACAGCTACATAGTGTTGGTTACATTAATTGTTTTCTTATCTTTGGGGGCAGCTAGCTCCATTCTGCAAAACCACTTTGCAGACAGAATGGCTCAAGGCTATTTAATGGAATACTGTTTATCCACGGCAATTGTTCAGGTGCTTCTTTCTTTGCTTGTCATGTGGATCATGAAAAGGAACAATCTGTTCTATAAAAACGAGTTTACCAGTAAGGGCTTGTGGAAAGGGCTTAAGCTCGGCTGGCTTGCTTACATATTCGCCGTTTTACTATTCTCCCTGAACTACATGGGGCAAGATAAAACCCTATTCATTACTCCTAACCCCTTGTATGTACTCATAGTGCTTTTTTCTGCGCTGGCTACAGGTTTTCTTGAGGAGATACTGGTTCGTGGATTTGTGCTAAACGCCATAAATGTAAAGCTGCTTAATGTTAAAGATGGAACAAAGAAAGCCATGCTATGGTCTTCAATGATCTTTGCATTAGCTCATTTCTTCAACCTTGTTATGAACCCCAACTTTCTCCCTGTTTTGGCTAACGTCATACAAGCTTTTATGCTTGGTTTATACCTAGCTGCCATATATGTTCTTAGTGAAAACTTATTAGCCCCTTCCATCATCCATGGGCTCATAGATTTTGCATCCTTCATTTTCTACGCTATTCTTTCGCCTGAAGCACTTTCAAAAATGATGAGCGGGACGCAAGCAGCAGTAAGTAGCGGCCAAATTCTTGTCACGTTTTTTGTCCAAATTGCGATAACTGTGCCATTTCTCATAGCTGCGCTCCTGATGATGAAGAACGTTA
The genomic region above belongs to Coprothermobacter proteolyticus DSM 5265 and contains:
- a CDS encoding CPBP family intramembrane glutamic endopeptidase, whose translation is MAGKSYSYIVLVTLIVFLSLGAASSILQNHFADRMAQGYLMEYCLSTAIVQVLLSLLVMWIMKRNNLFYKNEFTSKGLWKGLKLGWLAYIFAVLLFSLNYMGQDKTLFITPNPLYVLIVLFSALATGFLEEILVRGFVLNAINVKLLNVKDGTKKAMLWSSMIFALAHFFNLVMNPNFLPVLANVIQAFMLGLYLAAIYVLSENLLAPSIIHGLIDFASFIFYAILSPEALSKMMSGTQAAVSSGQILVTFFVQIAITVPFLIAALLMMKNVKQKVPKEVI
- a CDS encoding carbon-nitrogen hydrolase family protein; translated protein: MKAALVVNEVTANLDANYEKVLSCIDECAQNGAQLIVFGEAAITGLINNDEPTHDFPLASPVPGPITDTLCKKATELNVHIATGILEKDGSKLYDSAILISPAENVVLKYRRMSPGWHGGRADPKVYCEGTEVSKCYTPLGSFAFLICGDLFDEHIRAEVCKLHPDWLLHLMARSLEDGSFDQAQWDKEKLEYVEQVKTCGITTLMVNYLASAELEDKNFGGAMVVLPSGQILSELPIGKEGILYVDL